Proteins from a genomic interval of Sphingobacterium sp. SYP-B4668:
- a CDS encoding SusC/RagA family TonB-linked outer membrane protein has protein sequence MYIKKISPIVLFVLLAPSIAFGQSKIKGIVVDAESKSPLAGVVVFPKKDSTNMVSSDNGGNYEINVSAKSVLVFRSIGYSLKEIDISENPNQIINIELDAINSSLEEVQVVGHGVQRKISVTGAISTVNVKELNRGGVTSLSNMLAGRIAGLIGVQGSGEPGKDVSEFWIRGISTFGANSSALVLIDGVDRGASSLNDLDPQDIESFSILKDASATAVYGARGANGVVLINTKRGSESKMSISANVKSMVEYLPRLPKYLNAYDYATLANEARLVRGEKSVYSSEIFDIIKYNMDPDLYPDVDWQNEILKPKTWGTQANLNISGGGKVARYFMSGTYRGNDAIYKQSGMEDYNSNVKRQQYGFRSNIDVDVTKTTSLGLSLSAKLIDLNRPGLGTTDRIWEAAANLTPMTVPVIFSNGQFPAYGKEEDQTSPSVLLNKTGFYTEKSNTIESIINLKQDLSFITEGLSASGLVSFDNANYYTTGRTKMPDLYKAVGRDWNNGRLLTQKTVVATPSNFSSNSFGVKTIYIEAKTNYEKNLLDERIRTAAMFLYNQRDLQRTDAGTSLYAIPRRSQGIAARVTASLDDIYFIEGNFGYNGSENFPKGERMGFFPSVSAGWVPTSYSFMQEHLAFISFLKFRYSFGLVGNDQISGNVRFPYLTTLDMSAPSYVFGDQGQTNYGGVTEEVMGSTGLVWEKAVKQNFGLDLTLFNDLTINIDGFLDHRDNIFMQRATLPGTIGTSTIPWGNVGRMKSWGADGTVSYRKMVGEFTFEGRGNFTITRDRIIDYDEVKPRYPYLGKKGTSNNVTRGLIALGLFKDEQDIENSPTQFGNLMPGDIKYMDVNGDGKVDSDDIVPIGDSNIPKFLYGFALSTSWKDFDLNIFFRGANQVDYFMGGKGYYPFVGGQTGNVLSIVNDPGNRYVPASYSGDPATENLNARFPRLTYGENSNNNRPSTHWLADAGYLRLKTLELGYTVPQAWAKSIYTKGIRISIIGDNLHLWDNVKLWDPEQANSNGSVYPLTRSFTFNLQLSL, from the coding sequence TGGCTCCGAGTATTGCGTTCGGACAATCGAAAATAAAAGGTATAGTTGTTGACGCTGAAAGTAAGTCTCCATTGGCAGGAGTTGTCGTTTTTCCTAAGAAGGATTCGACAAATATGGTTTCCTCGGACAATGGGGGAAATTACGAAATCAATGTTTCTGCCAAATCCGTTCTTGTTTTTCGTTCTATCGGATATAGCCTCAAGGAAATTGACATTTCCGAAAATCCCAATCAAATCATCAATATCGAACTTGACGCAATCAATTCTTCCCTCGAAGAAGTACAAGTTGTCGGACATGGAGTCCAGCGAAAGATCAGTGTCACAGGGGCAATCTCTACGGTCAATGTCAAGGAATTGAACCGTGGTGGAGTTACATCTCTATCGAATATGCTTGCGGGAAGAATCGCAGGACTTATTGGGGTACAGGGAAGTGGCGAACCTGGTAAGGATGTATCCGAGTTTTGGATTCGAGGGATTAGTACTTTCGGCGCCAATAGCAGTGCCTTAGTACTCATTGACGGTGTCGATCGGGGAGCAAGCAGTCTCAATGATCTTGATCCACAGGATATCGAAAGTTTTTCAATACTAAAGGATGCTTCTGCTACGGCAGTATATGGAGCTCGTGGTGCAAACGGTGTTGTGCTTATCAACACAAAGCGCGGTAGCGAAAGTAAAATGTCCATTAGTGCCAATGTTAAATCTATGGTTGAATATCTACCCCGACTTCCAAAATATCTAAATGCATACGATTATGCCACCCTTGCAAATGAAGCAAGGCTCGTTCGTGGCGAGAAGTCTGTCTATTCTTCAGAAATCTTCGATATTATTAAATATAATATGGATCCAGATCTGTATCCCGACGTGGATTGGCAAAATGAAATTCTCAAACCCAAGACGTGGGGCACGCAGGCCAATCTCAATATTTCAGGGGGAGGTAAGGTAGCCCGTTATTTTATGAGCGGTACCTATCGTGGTAACGATGCAATCTATAAGCAGAGCGGCATGGAGGATTATAACTCCAATGTCAAACGTCAGCAGTACGGTTTTCGATCTAATATCGACGTCGATGTTACAAAAACGACCTCTTTGGGGCTATCTCTGTCAGCTAAATTGATTGATCTTAATCGTCCCGGATTGGGTACTACCGATAGGATTTGGGAGGCCGCAGCCAATCTCACGCCGATGACGGTTCCAGTTATTTTTTCGAACGGACAATTCCCAGCTTATGGCAAAGAGGAAGATCAGACTTCACCCAGTGTCTTATTAAATAAGACCGGTTTTTATACTGAGAAGAGCAATACCATAGAGTCCATTATTAATCTAAAACAAGACCTTTCCTTTATCACAGAAGGACTTTCGGCCTCTGGATTAGTCTCCTTTGACAATGCTAATTATTATACTACCGGTAGGACCAAGATGCCTGATTTATATAAGGCTGTAGGCAGGGATTGGAATAATGGTCGCCTCTTGACACAAAAAACTGTTGTAGCTACACCTTCTAATTTTAGTTCTAATTCATTCGGTGTAAAGACGATATATATAGAAGCTAAGACTAATTACGAGAAAAATCTTTTGGATGAACGTATCCGTACAGCGGCCATGTTTCTATATAATCAAAGAGACCTGCAACGTACCGATGCTGGAACATCTCTCTACGCTATTCCTAGAAGGAGTCAAGGTATTGCTGCCCGTGTCACAGCTTCTCTGGATGATATTTATTTTATCGAAGGTAACTTCGGATATAATGGTTCTGAAAATTTTCCGAAAGGAGAGCGTATGGGCTTTTTCCCCTCTGTTTCGGCAGGTTGGGTTCCTACGAGCTATTCCTTCATGCAAGAGCACCTAGCCTTTATATCGTTCCTTAAGTTCCGTTACTCATTTGGATTGGTCGGTAATGACCAGATCAGTGGAAATGTACGTTTTCCATATCTTACTACTTTAGATATGTCGGCTCCTTCCTATGTTTTTGGGGATCAAGGGCAGACCAATTATGGCGGGGTCACTGAAGAAGTTATGGGGTCAACGGGGTTGGTATGGGAAAAGGCTGTCAAGCAGAATTTCGGACTTGACCTTACACTTTTTAACGATCTTACCATCAATATCGATGGCTTTCTCGATCACCGTGACAATATTTTCATGCAACGAGCTACATTACCAGGGACTATCGGTACTTCTACTATTCCTTGGGGGAATGTTGGACGGATGAAAAGCTGGGGGGCAGACGGGACAGTCTCTTATCGTAAAATGGTGGGCGAGTTTACTTTTGAAGGTCGCGGTAATTTTACAATAACTAGGGATAGGATAATCGACTATGATGAGGTAAAACCACGTTACCCTTATCTGGGAAAAAAGGGAACTAGTAATAATGTGACCAGAGGGCTCATCGCGCTTGGATTGTTCAAAGATGAACAGGATATCGAAAATAGTCCTACTCAGTTTGGTAATCTGATGCCTGGTGATATCAAATACATGGATGTCAATGGCGATGGAAAGGTCGACTCCGATGACATCGTCCCAATAGGCGATTCCAATATACCTAAGTTTCTGTACGGTTTTGCTTTAAGCACCTCTTGGAAAGATTTTGACCTTAACATATTCTTCAGGGGAGCGAATCAAGTGGATTACTTCATGGGCGGCAAAGGATATTATCCATTTGTTGGCGGACAAACCGGCAACGTACTTTCCATCGTAAACGACCCAGGTAATCGCTACGTCCCAGCCTCTTATTCAGGAGACCCAGCAACAGAAAATCTGAACGCTCGTTTCCCTAGGTTAACCTATGGCGAAAACAGCAACAATAATCGTCCCTCGACCCATTGGCTGGCCGATGCAGGGTATCTTCGATTGAAGACATTAGAACTGGGGTATACCGTTCCACAGGCCTGGGCCAAGAGCATTTATACCAAGGGAATTCGAATTTCCATTATAGGGGATAATCTACATCTCTGGGATAATGTGAAGCTTTGGGATCCAGAGCAGGCTAATTCCAATGGGTCGGTCTATCCGTTGACTAGATCCTTTACTTTCAACCTTCAGCTCTCTCTCTAA